One stretch of Priestia megaterium DNA includes these proteins:
- a CDS encoding MerR family transcriptional regulator, with protein sequence MTKWLSVKELSEETSIPTSTIRRYIDKFQYFFIQKEDHRPKQYEAAAATVLLKIKQLYDEGYQAEEINEALQKEFSSTTSKDQAAVSLEEAEDTEDTAEAVDHPEADNQQPTPPEQPVQPAPQQEPDTKQILQEKDKQLIQSLRKSLREQQAISELVEASKESSVVGKKRSILKRLFKRKKH encoded by the coding sequence ATGACAAAATGGCTTAGTGTAAAAGAGTTATCTGAAGAAACGAGTATTCCTACTTCAACCATCAGAAGATATATAGATAAATTCCAATATTTCTTTATACAAAAAGAGGATCATCGACCAAAACAATATGAAGCTGCGGCTGCGACCGTTTTACTGAAAATCAAGCAGCTTTATGATGAGGGCTATCAAGCAGAAGAAATCAATGAAGCGCTGCAAAAAGAATTTTCTTCGACTACAAGCAAAGATCAAGCTGCTGTTTCTCTAGAAGAGGCTGAAGACACAGAGGACACAGCAGAAGCAGTTGACCACCCAGAAGCGGACAACCAACAGCCGACACCTCCCGAACAGCCGGTACAGCCTGCACCCCAACAAGAGCCTGATACAAAACAAATTCTTCAGGAAAAAGATAAGCAGCTTATTCAATCCTTGCGTAAAAGCTTGCGAGAACAGCAGGCCATTTCAGAATTAGTAGAAGCTTCAAAAGAAAGCAGCGTAGTAGGTAAAAAACGATCCATTTTAAAAAGGTTATTTAAAAGAAAAAAGCACTAG
- a CDS encoding PRD domain-containing protein, with the protein MKFVKVFNNNVALVKDSSNVEWVIMGTGVGFQKKKGDPVDKAVIRRKFVAESSNIRRPLAQILESIKPEILEVSVELIKQAEREIGEPFRTNIHLTLADHLNFAIERSHNGLEYAQPSRWEVKKLYPKEYNASVNAIRLVYDRLDVLLPKSEETFLTYHFVNAQNVQAKVEETMKMTEVINRIIDVVQYHFQLKLDEESMNYSRFVTHLRFFVLRQLDQNPHVSPEVDATLLDVVKTKYEKAYKAVEKVANLLHKQHGWSLTSDEKLYLTLHIWRVTNLVETE; encoded by the coding sequence ATGAAATTTGTTAAAGTATTTAATAATAACGTAGCATTGGTCAAAGACTCCTCTAATGTAGAATGGGTCATCATGGGAACAGGCGTCGGTTTCCAAAAGAAAAAAGGTGATCCAGTTGATAAGGCTGTCATTCGACGAAAGTTTGTGGCGGAGTCGTCCAATATTCGTAGACCGCTGGCTCAAATTCTAGAGAGCATCAAACCAGAAATTCTCGAGGTTTCTGTAGAGTTAATCAAGCAAGCAGAAAGGGAAATAGGTGAGCCTTTTCGCACCAATATTCACTTGACTCTTGCGGATCACTTAAATTTTGCGATTGAACGAAGCCATAATGGCCTTGAATACGCGCAGCCAAGCCGCTGGGAAGTCAAGAAGCTTTATCCGAAAGAGTATAATGCTTCGGTTAACGCTATTCGACTAGTGTATGACCGGCTTGATGTGCTGCTTCCTAAAAGTGAAGAAACGTTTCTCACCTATCATTTTGTAAACGCACAGAATGTACAAGCAAAAGTGGAAGAAACGATGAAGATGACTGAAGTGATTAATCGAATTATCGATGTTGTTCAATATCATTTTCAGCTCAAACTTGACGAAGAATCCATGAATTATTCTCGCTTTGTCACGCATCTACGATTTTTTGTTTTACGTCAGCTGGATCAGAACCCACATGTTTCTCCAGAAGTTGATGCTACGCTGCTGGATGTCGTAAAAACAAAGTATGAAAAAGCATATAAAGCTGTTGAAAAAGTGGCTAATTTACTTCATAAACAGCATGGTTGGTCTTTAACTTCAGATGAAAAGCTTTACTTAACGCTACACATTTGGCGAGTGACGAATTTAGTAGAAACTGAATAA
- a CDS encoding MGMT family protein codes for MSFTERAVALIKQIPRGKVMTYGQIARLAGSPRGARQVVRVLHSMSKKHKLPWHRVINSKGEIGFKDEEMHFVQKLSLEAEGILVSSDGKLGLKLYLYEPDVHTIQSTDEQMR; via the coding sequence ATGAGTTTTACAGAACGAGCAGTAGCACTTATTAAACAAATCCCTCGTGGAAAAGTAATGACATACGGACAAATTGCCCGCCTGGCCGGAAGTCCGCGAGGCGCAAGACAAGTTGTAAGAGTATTGCACTCGATGAGTAAAAAACATAAACTGCCTTGGCACCGAGTCATTAATTCCAAAGGAGAAATTGGGTTTAAAGACGAAGAAATGCATTTTGTTCAAAAACTTTCACTCGAAGCGGAAGGAATACTCGTTTCTTCGGATGGAAAGCTTGGTCTCAAACTCTATCTCTATGAACCTGATGTGCATACCATCCAATCTACAGACGAACAAATGAGATAA
- a CDS encoding cupin domain-containing protein has translation MENIDIGKKVEKFRKEKGLSSRELSRLAEITPSMLSQIERGLANPSISTLKILAKCLDVPTFSFLLEEINTSHLVVRSNERKTMKVKELTYSLVSPDFTGNLATAIMEVPPMKSSSESPLAHKGEEVAYVLEGKIKVYLEEEVYVLEKGDSVKIPSHLKHKWDNPFEEKAVILFSVTPPIF, from the coding sequence ATGGAAAATATAGATATTGGAAAAAAAGTAGAGAAATTTCGAAAAGAAAAGGGACTAAGCAGTCGAGAATTATCCAGATTAGCGGAGATTACGCCGTCTATGTTAAGTCAAATTGAACGAGGGTTAGCTAATCCGTCCATTTCAACGCTTAAAATTTTAGCTAAATGCCTAGACGTGCCTACCTTTAGCTTTTTACTTGAAGAAATAAACACTTCTCATTTAGTTGTACGTTCGAACGAGCGTAAAACGATGAAGGTAAAAGAGTTAACGTATTCGCTAGTATCACCAGACTTTACGGGAAATCTAGCTACGGCGATTATGGAAGTTCCTCCGATGAAGTCTTCATCAGAATCTCCTTTAGCGCATAAAGGGGAGGAAGTAGCATATGTCTTAGAAGGGAAAATTAAGGTGTATTTGGAAGAGGAAGTATACGTGCTAGAAAAAGGAGATAGCGTTAAAATTCCTTCACATCTGAAGCACAAATGGGACAATCCATTTGAGGAGAAAGCCGTGATTTTATTCTCAGTTACACCGCCTATTTTTTAA
- a CDS encoding VOC family protein, which yields MIKKMEHTAIIVGNMDETIHYYCDMFGFKVRLQGSTKKREMAFLYLEEQPGIEIELIRDIDPIGEYNKSGIVNHLAFTVEDINKAIQHYKNKGIEFLSSEPQPTLEGGRMILFHGPNGELLQLVERVKV from the coding sequence ATGATTAAAAAAATGGAACATACAGCGATTATTGTTGGAAATATGGATGAAACAATTCACTACTACTGTGATATGTTTGGCTTTAAAGTTCGCCTTCAAGGCTCTACCAAAAAAAGAGAGATGGCTTTTTTGTATCTTGAAGAACAGCCGGGTATCGAAATTGAGCTCATTCGCGACATTGATCCAATTGGCGAGTATAACAAAAGTGGAATTGTTAACCACCTTGCGTTTACGGTAGAGGATATAAATAAGGCAATTCAACATTATAAGAACAAAGGAATTGAATTTTTATCATCTGAGCCTCAGCCAACGCTCGAAGGCGGACGTATGATTTTATTTCACGGGCCTAACGGTGAATTGCTGCAGTTAGTAGAACGGGTTAAAGTCTAA
- a CDS encoding beta-glucoside-specific PTS transporter subunit IIABC, whose product MTSYKETAKQVVDKIGGAQNVNQAWHCVTRLRFNLHDKNKVQVEEIKQIKGVMGAQFSGDQFQVIIGNRVAEVFEEVEPLLGSGRATEDKSSQKQGVVSLLMDSISGIFTPILPALIGAGMLKAFVALFATLGWLSIESDTYAVLNAIGDGVFYFLPFFLAVSAARKFKTNEYLALALAAAMLYPTFVDAARGITKIKEFTLFGIDFISIPVVNYTSSVIPIILGVLLLKYIYKFVRSWMPATVTVMFSPLLALLIAAPITLWLIGPLGTYMGDGLASMFSWMFETAGPLAGLLLAGLMPLIIMTGMHYAIAPIAIQNLKVYGFDNVLMPMMYISNLAQGGAAFGVALKTKNKDLKQVAFSSAISAVIGITEPAMYGVNMKLKKPFYYAIASSALLGGFAGWYGFKAFTLGGLVGIFAIPTFADPSGAAGNLIVAVALLAAAVILPAVLVLTLGFKDIASEEPEKNTIKLEEHPVKEEALLQNVSLAVEEKKSGKTKSVFSPLHGELVPLHQVSDPTFAQEIMGKGIAIKPSENRVVSPIAGTIMVLPDSQHAIGIKGEDGAEILIHIGIDTVSLKGEHFKALVKEKDHVNAGQPLVEFDRHAIAEAGFETVTMVIVTNTAEYLDVLSVNEIGPIFEGEQLLSVVK is encoded by the coding sequence ATGACTTCATATAAAGAAACAGCTAAACAAGTAGTAGATAAAATCGGTGGAGCACAAAATGTTAACCAGGCTTGGCACTGCGTGACAAGACTTCGCTTTAATCTTCACGACAAGAATAAGGTGCAGGTGGAGGAAATTAAGCAAATAAAAGGAGTGATGGGCGCTCAATTTTCCGGTGATCAGTTTCAAGTCATTATTGGAAACAGAGTTGCTGAAGTTTTTGAAGAAGTTGAACCATTGCTGGGCAGTGGAAGAGCTACCGAGGATAAAAGTAGCCAAAAACAAGGCGTTGTTTCACTTCTAATGGATAGTATTTCAGGAATTTTTACTCCTATCTTACCAGCCCTTATTGGTGCGGGTATGCTAAAAGCTTTTGTCGCTTTATTTGCTACGCTAGGATGGCTGAGCATAGAAAGTGATACGTACGCAGTGCTGAATGCAATTGGGGACGGAGTCTTTTACTTTCTGCCATTTTTCTTAGCTGTTTCAGCAGCTCGCAAGTTTAAAACAAATGAATACTTAGCGCTTGCTTTAGCAGCTGCCATGCTGTATCCGACCTTTGTAGATGCAGCGAGAGGCATTACGAAAATAAAAGAATTCACGTTATTTGGAATCGATTTTATATCCATTCCAGTGGTTAACTATACGTCTAGTGTAATACCGATTATTTTAGGTGTACTTCTATTAAAATATATATACAAATTTGTTCGTTCATGGATGCCGGCTACCGTTACGGTCATGTTTTCACCACTGCTTGCACTTCTAATCGCCGCACCTATTACGTTATGGTTAATCGGTCCGCTTGGAACGTATATGGGAGACGGATTAGCAAGTATGTTCTCATGGATGTTTGAAACAGCAGGTCCGCTGGCAGGTCTTTTACTAGCAGGTCTTATGCCTCTTATTATCATGACCGGTATGCACTATGCAATAGCTCCTATTGCGATTCAAAATCTAAAAGTGTATGGGTTTGACAATGTTTTGATGCCGATGATGTATATCAGCAACCTTGCTCAAGGAGGAGCAGCTTTTGGAGTAGCGTTGAAGACAAAAAATAAAGATTTAAAACAAGTTGCGTTTTCATCAGCCATTTCAGCTGTTATCGGAATTACAGAGCCTGCCATGTACGGGGTAAACATGAAGTTGAAAAAGCCTTTTTATTACGCTATTGCCTCTAGCGCACTGCTCGGTGGCTTTGCCGGGTGGTATGGGTTTAAAGCTTTTACATTAGGAGGATTAGTCGGAATATTTGCTATTCCTACGTTTGCAGACCCAAGCGGGGCAGCAGGTAATTTGATTGTCGCAGTAGCGCTACTGGCAGCGGCCGTTATTTTACCAGCTGTCTTGGTACTTACTCTTGGGTTTAAAGATATTGCTTCAGAAGAACCAGAAAAAAATACAATAAAACTTGAAGAACATCCTGTCAAAGAAGAAGCGCTACTGCAAAATGTTTCTCTAGCAGTAGAGGAGAAAAAAAGTGGTAAAACAAAAAGCGTCTTCTCTCCGTTGCACGGAGAACTTGTGCCGCTGCATCAAGTGTCAGATCCAACATTTGCTCAAGAAATTATGGGTAAAGGAATTGCGATTAAACCTAGTGAAAACCGCGTAGTCTCGCCTATCGCTGGAACGATTATGGTGTTACCTGATTCTCAACACGCAATCGGCATTAAAGGAGAGGACGGAGCGGAAATTTTAATTCATATTGGAATTGATACCGTTTCTTTAAAAGGAGAGCATTTTAAGGCACTGGTGAAAGAAAAAGATCATGTAAATGCAGGGCAGCCGCTAGTTGAATTTGACCGACATGCGATTGCAGAAGCTGGATTTGAAACTGTTACGATGGTTATTGTCACAAACACCGCAGAGTATTTAGATGTGCTGTCTGTCAATGAAATAGGTCCAATTTTTGAAGGGGAACAGCTACTTTCTGTAGTAAAATAA
- a CDS encoding glycoside hydrolase family 1 protein codes for MLTNDTVFKKGFLWGGATAANQIEGAYDVDGKGLSTADMIRFIPKDERTGYSMDVKADYIEDVLNNKVNDRFPKRTAIDFYHRYKEDIALFAEMGFKTLRISINWARIFPNGDDVKPNEAGLQFYDNLFDEMLKYGIEPLVTLSHYETPLELTRKYNGWYSRKLIGFYTRYAETVFTRYKNKVKYWLTFNEINVITHSPYTGGGILVENVPNQSAEQIAYQGAHHQFVASALATKLAHEIIPDVKVGCMLARMTTYPVTNHPDDILLAQHKNDLNLFFTDVQVRGEYPKVMERYFKENNIQIVKEVGDDEIIKQYPVDFISFSYYMSLSVTTQSEEENVLGNMIAGSVKNPHLQTSDWGWQIDPKGLRYTLQDFHNRYGKPLFIVENGLGAYDKVEEDGSIHDPYRVDYLRQHIEQMKEAVKDGVDLMGYTAWGPIDLISVSTNEMSKRYGFIYVDQDDEGNGTLERSKKDSFYWYKQVIQANGEDLSSSPKVKVSQ; via the coding sequence ATGTTAACAAATGATACTGTATTTAAAAAGGGATTTTTATGGGGAGGAGCAACAGCTGCTAACCAAATTGAAGGAGCTTATGACGTTGATGGAAAAGGGCTGTCTACTGCAGATATGATCCGATTTATCCCAAAAGACGAGCGAACTGGTTATTCAATGGATGTAAAAGCAGATTATATTGAAGATGTGCTTAACAACAAAGTAAACGATCGTTTTCCAAAGCGTACGGCTATCGACTTTTATCATCGCTATAAAGAAGATATCGCACTGTTCGCAGAAATGGGGTTTAAAACTCTTCGCATTTCGATCAACTGGGCGAGAATTTTCCCTAATGGAGATGATGTGAAGCCAAACGAAGCAGGGTTGCAATTTTACGATAACCTATTTGATGAAATGTTAAAGTACGGAATTGAGCCGTTAGTGACGCTTTCGCATTATGAAACGCCGCTGGAGCTTACGCGTAAATACAATGGCTGGTACAGCCGCAAGCTAATTGGCTTTTATACACGCTACGCCGAAACGGTATTTACGCGCTATAAAAACAAAGTAAAATACTGGCTGACGTTTAATGAAATCAATGTGATTACGCATAGTCCTTATACAGGCGGCGGTATCTTAGTTGAAAATGTTCCGAATCAGTCAGCGGAACAAATTGCGTATCAAGGAGCGCATCATCAGTTTGTTGCGAGTGCACTTGCCACTAAGCTAGCTCACGAGATTATTCCTGATGTAAAAGTAGGGTGTATGCTTGCACGTATGACAACGTATCCCGTGACGAATCATCCGGACGATATTTTATTAGCTCAACATAAAAATGACTTAAACTTATTTTTTACAGATGTTCAAGTACGCGGAGAATATCCAAAGGTAATGGAGCGTTACTTTAAAGAGAACAACATTCAAATAGTAAAAGAAGTAGGGGATGATGAGATTATCAAGCAATATCCCGTTGACTTTATTTCATTTAGCTACTATATGTCTCTTTCTGTAACAACTCAAAGTGAAGAAGAAAATGTCCTAGGAAATATGATTGCAGGAAGTGTAAAAAATCCTCATCTTCAAACGTCCGATTGGGGATGGCAAATCGATCCGAAAGGACTTCGCTATACGTTACAAGATTTTCATAACCGTTACGGCAAACCACTGTTTATTGTTGAAAATGGGTTAGGAGCGTATGACAAAGTAGAAGAAGACGGCTCGATTCATGATCCGTATCGTGTAGATTACTTAAGACAGCATATTGAACAAATGAAAGAAGCCGTCAAAGATGGTGTAGACTTAATGGGATATACAGCGTGGGGACCTATTGATTTAATCAGTGTGTCAACAAACGAAATGTCAAAACGATACGGCTTTATTTACGTAGATCAAGACGATGAAGGAAATGGTACGCTTGAACGATCTAAAAAAGATTCCTTTTACTGGTATAAACAAGTGATTCAGGCAAATGGAGAAGATTTATCTTCATCTCCAAAAGTCAAAGTTTCTCAGTAA
- a CDS encoding MFS transporter translates to MSYIKKGTPVFRKTSFAFFAAGFNTFAILYCAQPLMLAFTKEFHISPTTSSLSLSVTTIALAISMLIFGSLSEVWGRKPVMVYSMLAASVLCLLTACSPTFHVLLFFRTAVGITLAGLPSVAMAYLGEEIEAKSLGSAMGLYISGNAIGAVGGRVISGTLSDYFGWHGALVGIGIISVAATVIFWISLPPSQHFQSRKLEVGKLGKSLLDHLKDPGLVCLYGLGFLLLGSNVALFNYIGYVLTAPPYSLSQTIVSWVFLILIIGMFSSMWTGRLVDRYGKRKILMMNLVITLVGVILTLDPALLAKIAGLGLFTFGFFGSHSIASSWVGQRAFKNKAQASSLYLFLYYTGSSVGGTLGGVFWSMFGWKGLICMIIVFLLIAFILSGFLLKSSVKARRVTNVKESY, encoded by the coding sequence ATGAGTTACATAAAAAAAGGAACGCCCGTTTTTCGCAAAACGAGCTTTGCATTTTTTGCAGCCGGGTTTAATACATTTGCAATTTTATACTGCGCACAGCCTTTAATGCTGGCGTTCACAAAAGAATTTCATATTTCTCCGACAACTTCTAGCCTATCACTTTCCGTTACAACCATAGCTTTGGCTATTAGTATGCTTATTTTCGGTTCGTTATCGGAAGTATGGGGAAGAAAGCCTGTCATGGTCTATTCCATGCTTGCTGCTTCTGTGTTATGCCTGTTGACTGCATGTAGTCCTACTTTTCACGTTCTATTGTTTTTTCGAACAGCGGTGGGAATTACGCTAGCCGGTCTGCCTTCAGTGGCAATGGCTTATTTAGGAGAAGAAATTGAAGCTAAAAGCCTCGGTTCGGCAATGGGTCTCTACATAAGCGGTAATGCAATTGGCGCCGTTGGAGGGAGAGTGATTTCAGGCACGCTTAGTGATTATTTCGGCTGGCACGGTGCGTTAGTCGGCATTGGCATTATAAGCGTCGCAGCGACCGTTATCTTCTGGATTAGCCTGCCTCCTTCCCAGCACTTTCAATCTCGTAAATTAGAGGTTGGAAAGCTAGGGAAATCGTTACTTGATCATCTTAAAGATCCAGGATTAGTTTGTTTATACGGCTTAGGCTTTTTGCTGTTAGGCAGCAACGTCGCATTATTTAACTATATTGGGTATGTACTGACCGCTCCACCTTATTCCTTAAGTCAAACGATTGTCAGCTGGGTCTTTTTAATTCTCATTATCGGAATGTTTAGTTCGATGTGGACCGGCAGACTGGTAGACCGCTACGGAAAACGAAAAATACTTATGATGAACCTTGTGATTACGCTAGTTGGTGTGATTTTAACGTTAGATCCTGCTTTACTTGCTAAAATAGCCGGTTTGGGCTTGTTTACGTTTGGATTTTTCGGCAGCCATTCGATTGCCAGCAGCTGGGTAGGTCAGCGCGCTTTCAAAAATAAGGCTCAGGCTTCTTCACTTTATTTGTTTCTATATTACACGGGTTCAAGTGTAGGCGGAACGCTCGGGGGAGTCTTTTGGTCAATGTTCGGCTGGAAAGGCCTTATTTGTATGATTATTGTTTTTTTACTGATTGCTTTTATCCTTTCTGGTTTTCTTTTGAAGAGCTCAGTAAAGGCAAGACGCGTGACAAATGTTAAGGAAAGTTATTAG
- a CDS encoding LysR family transcriptional regulator, whose protein sequence is MEWQQFKYFQTLARTQHMTRAAEELLITQPALSRSIARFEEEVGAPLFDRQGRSIILNQYGKVFLKRVDNMMKEFDKGQEEIQALLDPERGQVSLGFLHTLSTDLIPDLIASFRCTYPKVNFQLRQSPSHVLLEQLELGELDLCLIAPMEEKSFIKWQHLWSEELFVIVPKNHRYAHRKSILLEEIAEESFIHLKEGFSLRLTFEQLFEETGRTPNITFEGEEADTVAGLVGAGLGISILPDLHGIDQSKIVKIPLAKANCHRVIGLAWIEGRYLSPAAKQFKTFILHKFNAQK, encoded by the coding sequence GTGGAATGGCAGCAGTTTAAATATTTTCAAACGCTAGCACGTACGCAGCATATGACGCGAGCAGCAGAAGAGCTGTTAATTACGCAGCCTGCGCTCAGTCGTTCAATCGCTCGTTTTGAAGAGGAAGTAGGAGCTCCGTTATTTGACCGGCAAGGACGTTCCATTATATTAAATCAATATGGTAAAGTTTTTTTGAAGCGTGTAGACAATATGATGAAAGAATTTGATAAAGGACAAGAGGAAATTCAAGCGCTGCTAGATCCTGAAAGAGGGCAGGTATCACTTGGATTTTTACATACGCTCAGCACAGATTTGATTCCGGATTTAATCGCTTCGTTTCGCTGTACATATCCTAAGGTGAATTTTCAGCTGAGGCAAAGCCCTTCGCACGTGCTTCTTGAACAGCTGGAGCTCGGCGAATTGGATCTTTGTTTGATTGCGCCTATGGAAGAGAAATCGTTCATTAAGTGGCAGCATCTTTGGAGTGAAGAGCTGTTTGTGATTGTGCCAAAAAATCATCGGTATGCTCATCGTAAAAGTATTTTACTAGAAGAAATTGCTGAAGAATCATTTATTCATTTAAAAGAAGGCTTTTCTCTTCGCCTTACGTTCGAGCAGTTATTTGAAGAGACAGGGAGAACGCCTAACATAACGTTTGAAGGAGAAGAAGCTGATACCGTAGCGGGACTAGTAGGAGCCGGCTTAGGAATTTCTATCCTTCCAGATTTACACGGGATAGATCAAAGCAAAATAGTAAAAATCCCATTAGCTAAAGCCAATTGCCACCGGGTAATCGGACTAGCATGGATTGAAGGGAGATATCTATCGCCGGCTGCTAAACAGTTTAAAACATTTATTTTACATAAGTTTAATGCCCAGAAATGA
- a CDS encoding LysE family translocator, with translation MNDILTFLVLTLFVIMSPGIDTALITKRTMADGQTGGYKMALGLASGSLVHTLAAAFGLSALLLQSALAFEIVKYAGALYLMYLGISAFLSKKSDTASPVKEEKSKETSAFRQGLVSNVLNPKVAVFFLTFLPQFVQSDQNVAIQLLLMGITYTILAITWFFVFVFFINYLRKWLTTPSVQRFMDKATGVVLIGFGLKLAFEKHK, from the coding sequence ATGAATGACATCTTGACCTTTTTGGTTCTTACATTGTTTGTTATTATGAGTCCCGGTATTGATACTGCTCTTATTACCAAACGAACAATGGCAGATGGACAAACGGGCGGCTATAAAATGGCATTAGGCTTAGCGAGCGGCTCTTTAGTTCATACACTCGCCGCCGCGTTTGGTTTATCTGCTCTTCTCCTTCAGTCAGCTCTGGCATTTGAAATCGTAAAATATGCAGGAGCCCTGTACTTAATGTACTTAGGAATCTCTGCTTTTCTTTCTAAAAAAAGCGATACAGCTTCTCCTGTAAAAGAGGAAAAGTCAAAAGAAACATCCGCTTTTCGTCAAGGTCTTGTCTCAAACGTCCTTAATCCAAAAGTGGCGGTGTTTTTCTTAACTTTTTTACCTCAATTTGTTCAAAGTGATCAAAATGTAGCGATTCAATTACTTCTGATGGGAATAACATATACGATTCTAGCTATCACGTGGTTTTTCGTATTTGTCTTTTTTATCAACTATTTACGAAAATGGCTCACAACACCTAGCGTTCAGCGCTTTATGGATAAAGCAACAGGAGTCGTTTTAATCGGGTTTGGATTAAAGCTCGCTTTTGAAAAACATAAATGA
- a CDS encoding histidinol-phosphatase, which translates to MNADLKFDFHTHHDRCGHARGTIRDYIEASIDKGLDIIGISDHSPYFASEEDQPYPHIAMGKSAFSGYVAEILKLKEEYKEKIEVLLGVESDFFPEHAKIYQSHYEKYPFDYIIGSVHQVEEISIFHKKRWEGLSQQEKQRTKETYYRLIEESAQSRMFQILGHIDAMKGFYPSFSSIETAVIDQTLKVISAHDIAIEVNTSGKTKDCGGWYPADDILERALHYGVHITFGSDAHDPERIGDDFELVKKRLKEIGFTDWVFFRQKKMQVAPL; encoded by the coding sequence ATGAACGCTGATTTAAAATTTGATTTTCATACCCATCACGACCGATGCGGACATGCTCGCGGAACCATTCGAGATTATATAGAGGCGTCTATTGATAAAGGCCTTGATATCATTGGGATTTCGGATCATTCTCCTTATTTTGCGAGCGAAGAAGACCAGCCGTATCCTCATATTGCTATGGGAAAAAGCGCATTCTCCGGATATGTAGCTGAGATTTTGAAACTAAAAGAAGAATATAAAGAAAAAATTGAAGTGCTGTTAGGCGTGGAGTCCGATTTCTTTCCCGAGCATGCAAAAATATACCAAAGCCACTATGAAAAATATCCGTTTGACTACATAATCGGCTCTGTCCATCAAGTTGAGGAAATCAGCATCTTCCACAAAAAACGGTGGGAAGGACTTTCTCAGCAAGAAAAGCAGCGCACGAAAGAAACGTATTATCGATTGATCGAAGAATCCGCCCAGAGCAGAATGTTTCAGATTCTTGGCCATATTGATGCCATGAAAGGATTCTATCCTTCTTTTTCTTCTATCGAGACAGCTGTAATCGATCAGACGCTAAAAGTGATTTCAGCACATGATATTGCCATAGAAGTGAATACATCAGGCAAAACCAAAGACTGCGGAGGCTGGTATCCTGCAGATGATATTTTGGAAAGAGCCCTGCACTACGGGGTACACATTACATTTGGCTCCGATGCTCATGACCCGGAACGCATTGGCGACGACTTTGAACTAGTAAAAAAGCGTCTTAAAGAAATCGGCTTTACAGATTGGGTCTTTTTTAGACAGAAAAAAATGCAGGTAGCACCTTTGTAA